Proteins from a single region of Rhodospirillales bacterium:
- the ribB gene encoding 3,4-dihydroxy-2-butanone-4-phosphate synthase, whose translation MKTETALSSIDDILEDVRVGKPVILVDDENRENEGDLIIAAEMATADNINFMAKDGRGLICLPMERAMVERLGLELMGRGDNTHHRTAFTVSIEAKEGVTTGISAADRATTIKAAINPQARREDIATPGHVFPLLARDGGVLERAGHTEAAVDLARMAGFSAAGVICEIMNDDGTMARLSDLVGFAGKHGLKIGTIEDLIAHRSARETLVKCIHEDVLESRYGGRFRFILYANTVQYAEHVVLVKGDIARAKGPVLVRMHVVDFMSDILGANQDSDLHVSMKLIEDAGEGVIVILREPQPDALSRRLKGEVKKNNGGQLRRYGIGAQILKDLGIMKMILLTDHPKNVVGLEGYGLYITDYKSINP comes from the coding sequence ATGAAAACGGAAACAGCGCTTTCGAGCATTGATGACATTTTGGAAGATGTGCGTGTGGGCAAGCCAGTTATTCTGGTAGACGATGAAAATCGTGAGAATGAGGGCGATCTCATCATTGCCGCTGAAATGGCCACAGCGGACAATATTAATTTTATGGCCAAGGACGGGCGTGGTTTGATTTGTCTGCCGATGGAACGGGCGATGGTGGAGCGGCTGGGGCTGGAATTGATGGGGCGGGGGGATAATACGCATCATCGCACTGCCTTTACGGTGTCGATCGAAGCCAAGGAGGGGGTAACGACGGGGATTTCGGCTGCCGACCGGGCGACGACAATCAAGGCGGCCATAAACCCGCAGGCGCGGCGTGAGGATATTGCTACGCCGGGGCATGTGTTTCCATTGCTGGCGCGTGACGGCGGGGTTCTGGAGCGCGCGGGGCATACGGAAGCGGCGGTTGATCTGGCGCGGATGGCAGGATTTTCTGCGGCGGGTGTGATTTGTGAGATTATGAATGACGATGGCACGATGGCGCGTCTGTCGGATTTGGTTGGTTTTGCGGGTAAGCATGGGCTGAAAATCGGTACGATTGAAGATCTGATTGCGCATCGCAGTGCGCGCGAAACGCTGGTTAAATGTATTCATGAAGATGTGCTGGAGAGCCGTTATGGTGGGCGTTTTCGGTTCATACTGTATGCGAATACGGTTCAATATGCCGAGCATGTGGTGCTGGTGAAGGGCGATATTGCGCGGGCCAAGGGACCAGTATTGGTGCGGATGCATGTGGTTGATTTTATGAGCGATATTTTGGGGGCAAATCAGGATTCTGATCTACATGTTTCTATGAAGCTTATTGAAGATGCTGGAGAGGGTGTGATTGTGATTTTACGCGAGCCGCAGCCGGATGCTTTATCTCGGCGCTTGAAGGGAGAGGTGAAAAAAAATAATGGCGGTCAGCTTCGGCGATATGGGATTGGTGCTCAGATATTGAAAGATTTGGGTATTATGAAGATGATTCTTTTAACCGATCATCCTAAAAATGTTGTTGGTTTGGAAGGGTACGGATTATATATAACTGATTACAAATCGATTAACCCTTAG
- a CDS encoding enoyl-CoA hydratase/isomerase family protein produces MNQAVPRSEVLIETCGALALVTLNRPDAHNALSLEMIREIRAALNGWAEDESIEAVLFLGAGDKAFCAGGDIKAFYYSGMDCRRGLVTPRVPMVFFGEEYALNKQIFHYSKPTIAFMDGITMGGGYGIAGHCKVRIASAGTVFAMPEAGIGFFPDVGSMYQLVRCPGNYGRYLALTGHHIDGKTMIAAGLADFYIEDAENLSQTVEQNLGCDDLGGALKTALRGVDDFDLNHADVIESAFTDCDVSAICGRLRENDDDFAFETLAILEMRSPISVMVVAAYLDKAQRLGFDEIITMDLALCQKFILQQDMYEDIRAQLIDKDKSPQWCYQALGDVSQALVDSYFTPCDYDLKDVRIF; encoded by the coding sequence ATGAATCAAGCAGTTCCCAGATCTGAAGTCCTTATTGAAACGTGTGGTGCCTTGGCGCTTGTGACGCTTAATCGGCCGGATGCGCATAATGCGTTGTCGCTGGAGATGATTCGCGAGATTCGTGCGGCGCTGAATGGTTGGGCGGAAGATGAATCTATAGAAGCAGTGTTGTTTTTGGGCGCAGGAGATAAAGCCTTTTGCGCGGGCGGAGATATTAAGGCGTTTTATTATTCGGGCATGGATTGTCGGCGCGGGTTGGTGACGCCGCGTGTGCCGATGGTGTTTTTTGGTGAAGAATATGCGCTGAATAAGCAGATATTTCATTATTCGAAGCCGACGATTGCCTTTATGGACGGGATTACTATGGGCGGTGGTTACGGGATTGCCGGGCATTGTAAGGTACGGATTGCCTCAGCGGGTACAGTTTTTGCCATGCCGGAAGCGGGAATCGGTTTTTTTCCTGATGTTGGCAGTATGTATCAATTGGTGCGCTGCCCCGGCAATTATGGACGTTATCTTGCATTGACGGGTCATCATATTGATGGAAAAACGATGATTGCGGCGGGTTTGGCCGATTTTTACATTGAGGATGCAGAGAATTTATCGCAAACGGTTGAGCAGAATCTTGGTTGTGATGATTTGGGCGGGGCGTTGAAAACGGCTCTGCGTGGGGTGGATGATTTTGATTTGAACCATGCGGATGTTATTGAATCTGCGTTTACCGATTGTGATGTTTCTGCAATCTGTGGGCGTTTACGAGAGAATGACGATGATTTTGCGTTTGAAACATTGGCGATTTTAGAGATGCGTTCGCCGATAAGCGTGATGGTGGTGGCTGCTTATCTCGATAAAGCACAAAGACTTGGATTTGATGAGATAATCACTATGGATTTGGCGTTGTGTCAGAAATTCATTTTGCAGCAGGATATGTATGAAGACATTCGTGCGCAGCTTATTGATAAAGATAAAAGCCCTCAATGGTGTTATCAGGCGTTGGGGGATGTTTCTCAGGCTCTTGTTGATTCTTACTTTACGCCTTGTGATTATGATTTAAAGGATGTACGGATTTTCTAA
- a CDS encoding EAL domain-containing protein, whose translation MTNPSETKKQRDRFLAFAFASADLFLEISMEGRITYALGASKSLTGFEDEDIIGKKMLELFSVYDQAQIQNIYENAQAGKRAGPLIVDLNELVSKRKAVFTAMRMPEDPNFYITLGFSNLLMSRLAGEISAISTGPILDRAGFIQQAKDTFDIARSIDQRIEITLFDFTPTKEQKERLGKEGWNSFTESIGHFLQSQAIDGQAATMISDGKYGLIHEKDIDSALIRERIESLAAKNDPEGEGVEVQSKTIHTNLNTLNNHDATRALVYTVNEFDREGTNFTIETLNSCAKDYVDANTERIKKLQSIIERQDFTLHFQPIVKLKTKEVSHYEILSRFKEGDTMEWIMLGEDTGLAPAFDMAVCERAINHIKHKGGGSRTVFSVNLSSQSIQDDTFKEKLMEKLGNQNNLHERLIFEVTESGHIKDRSKIQKFIEQLKSLKFTITLDDFGTNAATIQHLQKLPVDYVKISGKYIRKILSSGRDAATVKNLTKIGKEHNIKVIAEFVEEQAQADMLMEIGVDYGQGYLFGKPETAPSFTPPKK comes from the coding sequence ATGACCAACCCTTCTGAAACAAAAAAACAACGCGACCGCTTTCTGGCCTTTGCCTTTGCCTCGGCAGATTTGTTTTTGGAAATTTCCATGGAAGGCCGTATCACCTACGCTCTGGGAGCCTCCAAAAGCCTCACCGGCTTTGAAGACGAAGACATTATCGGTAAAAAAATGCTCGAACTCTTCTCTGTCTACGATCAGGCCCAGATCCAAAACATCTACGAAAACGCACAAGCAGGCAAACGCGCGGGCCCTCTCATCGTCGATCTCAACGAACTGGTCAGCAAGCGTAAAGCCGTCTTCACAGCCATGCGCATGCCCGAAGACCCAAACTTCTACATCACACTAGGCTTCAGTAATCTTTTAATGAGCAGACTTGCCGGCGAAATCTCCGCCATCAGCACGGGGCCTATTTTAGATCGCGCAGGATTCATCCAGCAGGCTAAAGATACATTTGACATCGCCCGCTCCATAGACCAACGCATCGAAATAACATTGTTTGACTTCACACCGACCAAAGAGCAAAAAGAACGTCTGGGCAAAGAAGGCTGGAACAGCTTCACCGAATCCATTGGTCATTTCCTTCAATCCCAAGCCATCGATGGACAAGCCGCCACCATGATCTCTGACGGCAAATACGGACTCATCCATGAAAAAGACATAGATAGCGCCCTCATCCGCGAACGCATAGAATCTCTGGCCGCTAAAAATGATCCTGAAGGTGAAGGGGTTGAGGTCCAAAGCAAAACAATCCACACAAACCTCAATACACTCAACAATCACGATGCAACCCGCGCACTTGTTTATACAGTTAACGAATTTGACCGCGAAGGCACAAACTTCACCATAGAGACACTCAACTCCTGTGCAAAAGATTATGTAGACGCCAACACTGAGCGTATTAAAAAACTCCAAAGCATCATAGAGCGCCAGGACTTCACCTTACATTTCCAGCCCATCGTCAAACTTAAAACCAAAGAAGTATCCCACTACGAAATACTCAGCCGCTTCAAAGAAGGCGACACTATGGAATGGATCATGCTTGGAGAAGATACGGGACTAGCCCCGGCTTTTGATATGGCCGTATGCGAACGCGCCATCAACCATATCAAACATAAAGGCGGCGGATCACGAACCGTCTTCTCTGTAAATCTGTCCAGCCAATCCATCCAAGACGACACATTCAAAGAAAAACTCATGGAAAAACTTGGAAATCAAAACAACCTGCATGAACGCCTGATATTTGAAGTCACCGAATCAGGACATATCAAAGACCGCAGTAAAATTCAAAAATTCATCGAACAACTTAAATCATTAAAATTCACAATTACTCTGGACGACTTCGGCACAAACGCCGCAACCATCCAGCACCTACAAAAACTCCCCGTCGACTACGTCAAAATCAGCGGCAAATATATCCGCAAAATACTTTCATCCGGACGTGACGCCGCCACAGTTAAGAATCTGACAAAAATAGGCAAAGAACATAACATCAAAGTTATAGCTGAATTCGTTGAAGAACAGGCCCAGGCAGACATGCTCATGGAAATAGGTGTGGATTACGGCCAAGGCTACCTATTTGGCAAACCAGAAACTGCGCCAAGTTTTACCCCACCTAAAAAGTAA
- the hemB gene encoding porphobilinogen synthase has protein sequence MTAQKKNTVSAGAEQPSLPISQGAYPQTRMRRLRSQGWLRDMVCETRLSANDLIWPLFIIEGEDSAQTITAMPGVQRLTIDRALQAVKDAAALGIPAIALFPATPPEKKTPGGEESTNPFNLICRAVQAIKKECPNIGIITDVALDPYTTHGHDGLLEDGKILNDASVEILCKQALNQARAGADIIAPSDMMDGRIGAIREALDSEDFEDVAILSYAAKYASCFYGPFRDAVGSSGALKGDKKTYQMNPANTDEALREVALDLQEGADMVMVKPGLPYLDIIQRVKSTFSAPTFAYQVSGEYAMLKAAAQSGAFDYKSALMESLLAFKRAGCDGILTYGALDAAKELKQQKTA, from the coding sequence ATGACAGCACAAAAGAAGAATACGGTAAGCGCAGGCGCGGAGCAACCATCCCTCCCCATTTCACAAGGGGCCTATCCACAAACACGCATGCGCCGCCTGCGCTCACAAGGCTGGCTCCGCGACATGGTCTGCGAAACCCGGCTATCGGCAAATGATCTCATCTGGCCACTCTTTATCATCGAAGGCGAAGACAGCGCACAAACCATCACCGCTATGCCCGGCGTCCAGCGCCTCACCATCGACCGCGCGCTGCAAGCTGTTAAAGACGCTGCCGCATTAGGCATCCCCGCCATCGCCCTTTTCCCCGCCACCCCGCCAGAGAAAAAAACACCCGGCGGTGAAGAAAGCACCAATCCGTTCAACCTCATCTGCCGCGCCGTGCAGGCCATCAAAAAAGAATGCCCCAACATCGGCATCATCACCGATGTTGCGCTCGACCCCTACACAACCCACGGCCATGACGGTTTGCTGGAAGATGGAAAAATTCTCAATGACGCCAGTGTCGAGATTCTGTGCAAACAAGCCCTCAACCAGGCACGCGCCGGCGCAGACATCATCGCGCCATCCGATATGATGGACGGGCGCATCGGCGCTATTCGGGAGGCGCTCGATTCCGAAGACTTCGAAGATGTCGCTATTCTCTCCTACGCTGCAAAATATGCCTCCTGTTTTTACGGTCCGTTCCGTGATGCGGTCGGCTCGTCCGGCGCGCTCAAAGGCGACAAAAAAACCTATCAAATGAATCCGGCCAATACCGACGAAGCTCTGCGTGAAGTCGCCCTTGATCTGCAAGAAGGAGCCGACATGGTCATGGTCAAACCCGGCCTACCCTATCTCGATATTATCCAGCGGGTCAAAAGCACCTTTTCCGCACCAACATTCGCCTATCAGGTCAGCGGCGAGTACGCCATGCTCAAAGCCGCTGCTCAGAGCGGCGCTTTCGATTACAAGAGTGCACTAATGGAAAGTCTTTTGGCCTTTAAACGCGCCGGATGTGATGGCATATTGACCTACGGCGCACTCGACGCCGCCAAAGAGTTAAAGCAACAAAAAACCGCATAA
- a CDS encoding riboflavin synthase, which translates to MFTGLVQDVGRVRSLDKDGDWRIVIETAALDLEEMSIGASIACSGCCLTVVEKGSGWFAVDVSAESLSKTVIKNWQEGMRVNLEPSLKLGDELGGHIVFGHVDGVAMLISIDVDGDSHRLKVKVPKELARFIAQKGSVVLDGISLTVNEVEGDLFGVNIISHTWEHTNLSDKRDGDMLNIEIDMLARYVARMLEVAA; encoded by the coding sequence ATGTTTACAGGACTTGTTCAGGATGTTGGCCGTGTGCGTTCCCTTGATAAAGATGGCGACTGGCGTATTGTGATTGAAACGGCGGCGCTGGATTTGGAGGAGATGTCGATTGGCGCATCAATTGCGTGTTCGGGCTGTTGTTTGACTGTTGTTGAGAAGGGTTCTGGCTGGTTTGCCGTTGATGTGTCGGCGGAGAGCCTTTCGAAAACGGTTATTAAAAACTGGCAAGAGGGCATGCGGGTTAATCTGGAGCCGTCTTTGAAGCTGGGCGATGAGTTGGGCGGTCATATTGTTTTCGGGCATGTTGATGGGGTGGCGATGTTGATATCCATTGATGTTGACGGGGATTCGCATCGTCTTAAGGTTAAGGTGCCGAAAGAGCTTGCGCGGTTTATTGCGCAGAAAGGTTCTGTGGTTTTGGATGGAATTTCATTAACGGTTAATGAGGTTGAAGGGGATTTGTTTGGTGTCAATATCATTTCCCATACCTGGGAGCATACGAATCTTTCAGATAAGAGAGACGGTGATATGCTCAATATCGAGATTGATATGTTGGCGCGCTATGTGGCCAGAATGCTTGAGGTGGCAGCATGA
- a CDS encoding serine hydroxymethyltransferase — MSGVVSGFFTDDLKEVDPEIYAATREELARQQNQIELIASENIASKAVLDAQGSVLTNKYAEGYPGRRYYGGCEFVDVVEDLARERAKQLFGAKYVNVQPNSGSQANQGVMQALLQPGDTILGMSLAAGGHLTHGAAPNQSGKWFNSIQYGVRESDALLDYDEVERLAKEHKPKMIIAGASAYPRQIDFKRFREIADAVGAYLMVDMAHYAGLIAGGSYESPVPYADVTTTTTHKTLRGPRGGMILTNDLEIFKKINSAIFPGIQGGPLMHVIAGKAVCFGEALKPDFKMYAKAIVENAKVLADVLKAGGADIVSGGTDSHIVLVDLRPKGLTGKETEEALERAGITCNKNAVPFDPAPPMVTSGVRLGTPAATTRGFGPAEWKLVGEYIIEILDGLKANGEDGNGDVERAVKAKVEELCRRFPIYPTL, encoded by the coding sequence ATGAGCGGTGTGGTGAGCGGATTTTTTACGGATGATTTGAAAGAGGTTGATCCGGAAATTTATGCGGCGACACGCGAAGAATTGGCGCGTCAGCAAAATCAGATTGAGCTGATTGCTTCTGAAAATATTGCCTCAAAGGCTGTTTTGGATGCGCAGGGATCTGTGCTGACCAATAAATACGCTGAAGGGTATCCGGGGCGGCGTTATTATGGCGGCTGTGAGTTTGTGGATGTGGTTGAGGATTTGGCGCGTGAGCGTGCGAAGCAACTGTTTGGTGCTAAATACGTTAATGTACAGCCGAATTCCGGTTCTCAGGCCAATCAGGGTGTGATGCAGGCTTTGCTGCAGCCTGGTGATACGATTTTGGGGATGAGTCTTGCGGCCGGCGGGCACTTGACCCATGGCGCGGCGCCGAACCAATCCGGGAAATGGTTTAACTCTATCCAGTATGGCGTGCGTGAAAGTGATGCTTTGCTGGACTATGATGAAGTTGAGCGTTTGGCGAAAGAGCATAAGCCCAAGATGATTATCGCCGGGGCTTCGGCCTATCCGCGTCAGATTGACTTTAAACGTTTCCGTGAAATTGCCGATGCTGTTGGTGCATATTTGATGGTGGATATGGCCCATTATGCAGGACTGATTGCGGGTGGTTCTTATGAAAGTCCAGTGCCTTATGCTGACGTTACGACAACGACGACGCATAAAACTTTGCGTGGGCCGCGTGGCGGGATGATTCTGACTAATGATCTGGAGATTTTCAAAAAGATCAATTCGGCAATTTTCCCGGGCATTCAGGGCGGGCCTTTGATGCATGTTATTGCCGGTAAGGCCGTTTGTTTTGGCGAAGCGTTGAAACCTGACTTTAAGATGTATGCGAAGGCTATTGTTGAAAATGCCAAGGTTTTGGCCGACGTTTTGAAGGCGGGCGGTGCGGATATTGTTTCCGGCGGGACAGACAGCCATATTGTGTTGGTCGATTTGCGTCCGAAAGGTCTCACCGGTAAAGAAACCGAAGAAGCGCTGGAGCGTGCAGGCATTACTTGTAACAAGAATGCTGTGCCGTTTGACCCGGCGCCGCCGATGGTGACCAGCGGCGTGCGTCTGGGAACGCCGGCAGCGACAACGCGCGGCTTTGGCCCGGCTGAATGGAAGCTGGTCGGTGAGTATATCATTGAAATTCTTGATGGGCTTAAGGCCAATGGGGAAGACGGTAATGGTGATGTTGAGCGTGCTGTTAAAGCTAAGGTAGAAGAGCTGTGTAGGCGATTCCCGATTTATCCAACCTTGTAG
- the ribD gene encoding bifunctional diaminohydroxyphosphoribosylaminopyrimidine deaminase/5-amino-6-(5-phosphoribosylamino)uracil reductase RibD encodes MSPEIDEKYMRMALSMARRGLGMVAPNPAVGCVLVKDDVVIAAAHTARGGRPHAEAIALEKAGYEAKGACAYVSLEPCSHTGQTGPCAQALIDVGVVRVVVACEDPDPRVSGRGIAMLNDAGVEVVEGVLEEEALALNQGFISRVIQRRPFVTLKCAVSTDGKIAAGAGERTQISGELSQRYMHLQRSLYDAILVGSETYLVDKPKLTTRLAGFEHESLRVILDRRGRIKDASGFEICRQNTIEEVLAYLAEKGITRLLVEGGAQVHRSFLEAGLVDEFQLCKSPLILGDRGVDAADFGAYSWLKLQKTRVLGEDMLEIYIRED; translated from the coding sequence ATGTCTCCTGAAATTGATGAAAAATATATGCGTATGGCTTTGAGTATGGCCAGGCGGGGTTTGGGCATGGTTGCGCCGAATCCGGCTGTCGGGTGTGTTTTGGTGAAGGATGATGTTGTGATCGCGGCGGCGCATACGGCACGTGGAGGGCGGCCGCATGCGGAGGCGATTGCTTTGGAAAAGGCCGGGTATGAGGCCAAGGGCGCGTGCGCGTACGTGTCTTTGGAGCCTTGTTCGCATACCGGGCAAACGGGCCCTTGTGCGCAGGCGTTGATTGATGTGGGCGTTGTGCGGGTGGTTGTGGCGTGTGAAGATCCTGATCCGCGGGTTTCAGGGCGCGGAATTGCAATGCTGAATGATGCGGGTGTTGAAGTGGTTGAGGGTGTTTTGGAGGAGGAGGCTTTGGCTCTGAACCAAGGTTTTATCAGCCGGGTGATACAGCGACGTCCCTTTGTGACATTGAAATGTGCAGTTTCAACTGATGGTAAAATTGCTGCTGGTGCCGGTGAGCGAACGCAAATAAGCGGAGAACTGTCCCAGAGATATATGCACCTGCAACGCTCCTTGTATGATGCGATTTTGGTTGGTTCAGAAACGTATTTGGTTGATAAACCAAAGTTAACAACGCGGCTGGCTGGTTTTGAGCATGAATCTTTGCGGGTCATTTTGGATCGACGCGGGCGTATTAAGGATGCGTCTGGCTTTGAAATTTGTCGTCAGAATACGATTGAAGAGGTTTTAGCCTATTTGGCCGAAAAAGGTATAACGCGGTTGTTGGTGGAAGGCGGAGCACAAGTGCATCGGAGTTTTTTGGAAGCAGGGCTGGTGGATGAATTTCAATTGTGTAAATCGCCGCTGATTTTGGGAGATCGGGGGGTGGACGCGGCAGATTTTGGTGCGTATTCATGGCTTAAATTACAAAAAACCAGGGTTTTGGGCGAAGATATGCTGGAAATTTATATCCGAGAAGATTAG
- a CDS encoding acyl-CoA dehydrogenase → MHKRADFNWEDPLLLDELLTDEERMIMQTARDYAQDKLLPRVIEAYKTEEFDPNIMKEMGQLGLLGPMIDGYGCAGASYTATGLIARELERVDSAYRSCYSVQSSLVMLPISLFGTEDQKQRFLPKLASGEYIGCFGLTEPDGGSDPNAMKTKAKKTKDGYSISGAKQWISNSPIADVFIVWAKDEDAQMVGFILEKGMKGLSAPKIGGKLSLRAAPTGGIAMDEVHVPEENRLPEAFSLKAPMLCLNSARYGIAWGVMGAAEDCWHRSRQYVMDREIFGKPLAAQQLIQKKLADMQTEITLGLAACHRLGRLRDCDRAAPEAISLLKRNNCGKALEIARLARDMHGGNGIADEYHVMRHMCNLEAVNTYEGTHDIHALILGRAQTGLPAFG, encoded by the coding sequence ATGCATAAGCGCGCCGACTTTAACTGGGAAGACCCGCTGCTCCTCGATGAACTCCTCACCGACGAAGAACGCATGATCATGCAAACTGCGCGCGATTACGCTCAGGATAAACTGCTCCCGCGCGTCATCGAAGCCTATAAAACCGAAGAATTTGATCCCAATATCATGAAAGAAATGGGGCAGCTTGGTCTGCTCGGCCCGATGATCGATGGCTATGGCTGCGCGGGAGCCTCCTACACCGCCACCGGGCTCATCGCCCGTGAACTGGAGCGCGTCGATTCCGCATATCGCTCCTGCTATTCTGTGCAATCTTCCCTCGTTATGCTCCCTATTTCTCTCTTCGGCACCGAAGATCAAAAACAGAGATTCCTGCCCAAACTCGCCTCCGGCGAATATATCGGCTGCTTTGGCCTCACCGAACCCGATGGCGGCTCCGACCCGAACGCCATGAAAACCAAAGCCAAGAAAACCAAGGACGGCTACTCCATCTCCGGCGCCAAACAATGGATTTCCAACTCACCCATCGCCGATGTCTTCATCGTCTGGGCCAAAGACGAAGACGCCCAAATGGTCGGCTTTATTTTGGAAAAAGGCATGAAAGGCCTGTCCGCGCCCAAAATCGGCGGCAAGCTTTCCTTACGCGCCGCTCCCACCGGCGGCATCGCCATGGATGAGGTCCACGTGCCCGAAGAAAATCGCCTGCCCGAAGCCTTCTCGCTCAAGGCCCCAATGCTCTGCCTCAACTCCGCGCGTTACGGAATCGCTTGGGGCGTCATGGGCGCAGCCGAAGATTGCTGGCACCGCTCCCGCCAATATGTCATGGACCGTGAAATCTTTGGCAAACCGCTGGCCGCGCAGCAACTCATCCAGAAAAAACTCGCCGATATGCAAACCGAAATTACGCTGGGCCTCGCCGCCTGCCATCGTTTGGGCCGCCTGCGTGATTGTGACCGCGCCGCCCCCGAAGCCATTTCACTTCTAAAGCGTAATAATTGCGGTAAAGCGCTGGAAATCGCCCGCCTCGCCCGCGACATGCACGGCGGCAACGGCATCGCCGACGAATACCACGTCATGCGTCATATGTGTAACCTCGAGGCCGTCAACACTTACGAGGGAACACACGATATCCACGCCCTTATCCTTGGCCGAGCTCAAACGGGCCTTCCGGCGTTTGGTTAA
- the rpiB gene encoding ribose 5-phosphate isomerase B, protein MKHKLAIACDHGGYSLKEAIKAHFSDVEWLDLGTNSNDSVDYPEYGQKLAKAIAGGEVQQGIVICGSGIGISIAANRNPAVRAALCTDVTMARLTRAHNDANVLALGARIIGEEVAFDIVEIFLNTEFEGGRHRRRVDKLS, encoded by the coding sequence ATGAAACATAAATTGGCGATTGCCTGTGATCATGGCGGATACTCTTTGAAAGAAGCAATCAAAGCGCACTTTAGCGATGTTGAGTGGCTTGATCTGGGCACGAATTCTAACGACTCAGTTGATTATCCTGAATATGGGCAAAAACTGGCCAAGGCGATTGCAGGTGGCGAGGTCCAGCAGGGTATTGTCATTTGTGGCAGCGGGATCGGGATTTCGATTGCGGCGAACCGTAACCCCGCGGTGAGGGCGGCGTTGTGCACAGATGTAACCATGGCGCGCTTGACCCGGGCGCATAATGATGCCAATGTGCTGGCCCTTGGCGCGCGAATTATCGGCGAAGAGGTGGCGTTCGATATTGTCGAGATATTTTTGAATACAGAATTTGAAGGGGGGCGTCACAGGCGGCGCGTGGATAAACTTAGTTAG
- the nrdR gene encoding transcriptional repressor NrdR, producing the protein MKCPFCGCEETQVKDSRPSEDNSVIRRRRFCPDCDERFTTFERVQLREMTVLKSGGRKQPFDRDKIIKSMQIALQKRPIEIEQIEKTASAIVRKLESRGEQEISSDVIGAEVMNALKDLDAIGYIRYASVYKDFRKPEDFDDFLEDVKTLKSKSKK; encoded by the coding sequence ATGAAGTGCCCGTTTTGCGGATGTGAAGAAACACAAGTGAAGGATTCTCGCCCGAGTGAGGATAATTCCGTAATTCGCCGTCGCCGGTTTTGTCCGGATTGTGATGAGCGTTTTACAACGTTTGAACGGGTGCAGCTCCGCGAGATGACGGTACTGAAATCCGGTGGACGCAAGCAGCCCTTTGATCGCGACAAAATTATTAAATCTATGCAAATTGCGTTGCAGAAGCGTCCGATTGAGATTGAGCAGATCGAAAAGACGGCCAGCGCGATTGTACGTAAGCTGGAATCACGCGGCGAGCAGGAAATTTCTTCAGATGTGATTGGGGCTGAAGTGATGAATGCGCTCAAAGATCTCGATGCGATTGGCTATATCCGTTATGCTAGCGTGTATAAAGATTTCCGCAAGCCTGAGGATTTTGATGATTTTCTGGAAGATGTGAAAACGCTTAAGTCTAAAAGTAAGAAATAA
- a CDS encoding MarR family transcriptional regulator, which translates to MIERLHRHFLDVLKVELDKKGIQDINNVQSMILYNIGDDEMTVGELTIRGYYLGSNVSYNVKKMVENGYLVQERSVHDKRSIRVKLSEKGLGLKTMISDMFARHENEISGSEVTDERLNALGDTMKMLERFWAKQTSAYGGGF; encoded by the coding sequence TTGATTGAGCGTTTGCACCGTCATTTTTTGGACGTGCTGAAGGTGGAACTGGACAAAAAAGGTATTCAGGACATCAACAACGTGCAGAGCATGATTTTATATAATATTGGCGATGATGAGATGACCGTCGGGGAATTGACGATCCGTGGCTATTATCTTGGCTCCAACGTTTCTTACAACGTCAAGAAGATGGTGGAGAATGGCTATCTGGTCCAGGAACGCTCTGTCCATGACAAGCGTTCGATTCGCGTAAAGCTGTCGGAAAAAGGGCTGGGGTTGAAGACTATGATTTCAGACATGTTTGCTCGCCATGAAAATGAGATTTCAGGTTCTGAAGTTACCGATGAGCGTCTGAACGCACTCGGCGATACGATGAAGATGCTGGAGCGCTTCTGGGCGAAGCAGACCAGCGCCTATGGCGGTGGATTTTAG